The DNA sequence CACCGCCGAGTACTTCACGAGCGACGACTGGTCGGGCAGTCCCGTCCGCACCCGCGTCGAAGACCAAGTCGACCTCACCGAGACCGAACTCTCGGACATCGGCGCGAACTCCGTCCGCTGGACCGGCACGCTGACCGCCCCAACTTCGGGGACGTTCGGCGTCGCCGTCACCAGCCAAGGCCCCGGTCGCCTCTACGTCGACGGCGAACCCCTCGTCCGGAGCGAGGGCGGCGGGTTCTTCGGTCCCAAGACCGAGGAAGCGAGCCTCGAACTCGAAGCCGGCCAGACCTACGACATCCGCGTCGAAGCCGCCGGCGGCCCCGCTTCGCTGTCGTGGAACCCGCCGGAGGGGATTCGCGACGCGGTCGCCGCGGCGGAATCCGCCGACGTCGCCGTCGTCCTCGCGCAGACCGACACCTTCTACGGCGACGACCGCCACGAGTACGCCCTCCCCGGCAACCAGTCCGCACTCGTCGACGCGGTCCGAACGGCCAACGAGGAAACCGTTCTCCTCCTCAACACCGAAGCCCCCGTCGAACTGCCGTGGGTCGAAGACGTTCCCGCGATTCTCCAACTCTGGTTCCCCGGACAGGAGGGTGGCCGCGCGCTCGCGAACATCCTCTTCGGCGAAGTTACCCCCTCCGGGAAGACCCCGGTTACGTTCGGCGCCGACCTCGAGGACTACCTGCCGCAGGAGATTACCTCCCTCCCCGACGGGGCACGCGGCTACCCCGGCATCGACGGCACCGCCTACTACGACGAAGGCGTCTTCGTCGGGTACCGGCACTTCGACGAACACGACGTCGAGCCGGTCTTCCCCTTCGGCCACGGCGAGTCCTACACCGACTTCGAGTACGAGGACCTCCGCGTCACCCCGAAGGTCAAGAACGAGGCGAAACAGACGCTCAAGGCGAAACTCCGGGTCACGAACACCGGGGACCGTACTGGCGCGGAGACCGTCCAACTCTACGTTCACGACGTCGACGCCAGCGTCGAGCGGCCGCCGAAAGAACTCGAAGCCTTCGAGAAGGTCGCGCTCGACCCCGGCGAAACCGCGACCGTCACGTTCGAACTCGCCGACAGCGCCTTCGAGTTCTTCCACCCCGACGACGGCTGGACCGTCGAGACCGGGGCTTTCGAAGTTCTCGTCGGCAGTTCCTCCCGCGACATCCGCCTCCGAGACGGCGTCGAGGTCATCGACCCGCGCTCGAACGGCGGCCGCGCCGACGCCCCCGGACACGCCGACGACTGACCGCTCACCCCTCCGTTCTTCGGCGAGCGAGTAAGTCGTGGGTGTGACCGCGATTCTACACCGCCTCGGACACCGCTCCGAACTCCTGTTCTTCGCTGTCGGTACTCGCATCGACTTCGTCGAGCGCTCGCTCGAAGTGGTCCATCGTCAGTTCGATATCGTCCACGCTCGCGGACTCGTCGCCCGACGACCGCCGGACGTACTCGCGGACGGCTATCTGTGCCGCCTCGCGACAGACGGCCTCGACGTCCGCGCCGACGTATCCGTCGGCTCGCTCCGCCAACTCGTCGATATCGACGTCGGCGGCGAGCGGCCTGTCGCGGGTGTGAATCTCGAAGATTTCGCGCCGGGCGTCCTCGTCCGGCTCCGTCACCGCGACGTGACGGTCGAACCGCCCCGGCCGCAGGAGCGCGTCGTCGATGAGGTCCGGCCGGTTGGTCGTGGCGATTACCACGACGTCCTCCAACTCTTCGAGACCGTCGAGTTCGGTCAGCAGTTGGGAGACGACGCGTTCGCCGACGTTAGAGTCGCCGACGCCCTGCCCTCGTTCGGACGCGATGGCGTCTATCTCGTCGAAGAAGATGACGGTCGGGGCGTTCTGGCGTGCTTTCGAGAACACGTCGCGGACGCCCTTCTCGGATTCGCCGACGTACTTGTCGAACAGTTCGGGACCCTTGACCGAGATGAAGTTCGAGTCGGCCTCGTTGGCGACGGCCTTGGCCAGGAGCGTCTTCCCGGTGCCGGGCGGTCCGTGCAGGAGGACGCCCTTCGCCGGGTCGAGCGCGACGCGGTCGTAGGCGTCGGCGTACGCCAACGGCCACTCGACGGTTTCCTGCAGTCGTTCCTTGGCCTCGTCGAGTCCGCCCACGTCCTCCCAACTGACGTCGGGCGTCTCGACGAAGACTTCGCGCATCGCCGAGGGTTCGATTCCCTTCAGCGCCCCTCTGAAGTCCGCGTCGGTCACCTCGATTGAGTCGAGGACGTCGGCCGATATCTCATCCTCGTCGAGGTCGATATCGGGCCGGATGCGGCGGAGCGCTCCCATCGCGGATTCTTTGGCCAGCGATTCGAGGTCCGCGCCGACGAACCCCTGCGTGTGTTCGGCGTACCGACCGAGTTCGACGTCCTCCCCCAGCGGCATGCCGCGGGTGTGGATTCGGAGAATCTCCTCGCGGCCCTCCTCGTCGGGGACGCCGATTTCGATTTCGCGGTCGAACCGGCCGGGTCGGCGGAGCGCGGGGTCCACCGCGTCGATTCGGTTCGTGGTCCCGATGACGGTAATCTGTCCGCGCTCTTCGAGACCGTCCATCAGCGAGAGCAGTTGGGCGACGACGCGGCGCTCGACGTCGCCGCTGACCTCCTCGCGCTCGGGGGCGATGGAGTCCAGTTCGTCGATGAAGACGATGGCGGGCGCGTTCTCCTCGGCCTCGTCGAACACCTCGCGGAGTTGCTCTTCGCTCTCGCCGTAGTACTTCGACATGATTTCCGGCCCGGAGATGGTCTGGAAGTGAGCGTCGATTTCGTTGGCCACGGCTTTGGCTATCAGCGTCTTGCCGGTCCCGGGGGGTCCGTGCAACAGGACGCCCTTGGGCGGTTCGATGCCGAGCGTGTGGAAGAGTTCGGGGTGGCGCATTGGCAACTCTATCATCTCCCGAACTTGGTCGAGTTCGTCGTCCAGTCCGCCGATGTCCTCGTAGGTGACCGTCGGAGCGGCCGGTTCCTCGGTGTCGTCGGCGTCTACGGTGACCTCCTCTGCGCTCCGGTCGGTGATTTCGATTGTCGTCTCCGTTCCGACGACGACCGGTCCGCTCGGTTCGGTGTCCACGACGAGCAGCGGGATTCGACGGTCCGACCCGCGCGACAGCATCCCGAAGCCGATTGGGAGCGCGACCGTCTGCCCCGCGGTCACCGCTTGGTCGGCGAGTTGGTCGCGGATGTGGGAGTCGAGGTCACCGCGAACGCGGAGGGTACCCGGAAGCGCGATTCTCACCCGGTCGGCCGGACTCACTTCCGTCTTCTCGACGGTCACTCGGTCGTCGATGGCGACGTTGGCCGCCTGTCTGAGCTGCCCGTCGATGCGGACGACGCCGCGGCCCGCGTCGCTCGAATCGCTGGGCCAGATTCGGGCGACGGCACGACCGTCGTCGCGACCCTCGATGGCGACGAAGTCACCGCTACTGACCCCGAGTTCGACGAGCGCGTCGCGGTCGATGACGGCCATACCACTTCCCGGTTCCCTGTTCTTGAGCTGTTTGACCGTGAGTCGCATGGCTCTCACCTCCGTCGTGGTCGAAAAAACGAGTCGCAGGCGATGCTGTCAGGCCAGTGAGGTCCAGTCGTCGTCAGGACTGGACCTCGATTTCGGTGCCGGTGACGGTCGCTCCCCGCTGGACCGGAAGCCGAACCTCGAGGATGCCGTTGGTGTACTCGGCAGTGATTCCCTCCTCGTCTACGTCCTTGGGGAAGCGGAACCGACGGTGGTAGGTCCTGCGTTGGTCCCGCTGTTCGTCCTCGTGTTCGGCGGCGATGTTGAGGACGCCGTTGTCCCACGAGACGCTGATTTCGTCCGGTTCGAAGCCCGGCATCTCGACGCTGAGGACGAACTCGTCGTCTTCCTCGTACAGTTCGTAGTCGTTACTCCCGGTTTCGAACAGTCGGCTCGGCATATCGAGGTTCTGCATCCACGAGCTTGTTGGGCTCCTGGGCAGTGCCATGGCTGGTCACCTCGATACCAATTCATGATTGTGCGCGGTTCATAATAAATATTTTGGCCGTCGGCGACGCGGCTGCGCTGATACCCGACCGACCGTCCCATCGAGGGGAACATACAAACCGGCCGTCCCACTATCCGGCGCATGGCCGACTCCGAGGCGAATCGCGAGGTCGATTTCGAACTGAAGGAACGCGCGATGGACGAAGCGCCCGTCGGAATCACGATTTCCGACCCGGCCCGCGAGGACAATCCGCTAATCTACGTCAACGAGGCGTTCGAGCGCCTGACCGGCTACGAACGCGAGGCGGCCGTCGGACGGAACTGTCGGTTCCTTCAGGGCGAGGAGACTGCACCCGAGGCCGTCGCGGAGATGGCCGAAGCGGTAGACGCCGAGGAGCCGGTGTCGGTCGAACTCGTGAACTACCGGGCGGACGGCGAAGCATTCTGGAACGAGATAACTATCGCTCCACTCCGAAACGAGGACGGCGAGGTCACTAACTTCGTCGGATTTCAGGACGACGTCACTGCGCGCAAGGAGGCGGAACTAGAGGTCGAACGACGAAAGCGAGACCTCGAACACCTCGTCCGAAGGATAAACGGACTCCTGAAGGACGTCACCGAGACCCTGATGCGGTCGAGTTCGAAGGAGGAGGCCGTGCGCGGGGTGACCGAGCGTCTCGCCGCGGCCGACCCGTACGCGTTCGCTTGGTTCGGCGAACTGGACCTCGTCTCGGAGCGTATCGTCCCGTCGTCGTGGGCCGGCGAGGGAGAGTCGCTGGACGGACTCGAAATCGACGTTCACGCCGACGATACGACGGCCCGCGCCTTCGACACACGGTCGGTTCGAACTTCGCCGGTCGCTGGCACCGCCTGTGCGGACCGCGTCCCGGGTGCGCGGTCGATGGCCGCGGTCCCTATCGCCGACCGAGACACGGTCTACGGCGTGTTGACCGTCTATTCTGACGATGAGGACGCGTTCGACGAGCGCGAGACTGTCGTGTTGGAAG is a window from the Halorussus sp. MSC15.2 genome containing:
- a CDS encoding CDC48 family AAA ATPase — protein: MRLTVKQLKNREPGSGMAVIDRDALVELGVSSGDFVAIEGRDDGRAVARIWPSDSSDAGRGVVRIDGQLRQAANVAIDDRVTVEKTEVSPADRVRIALPGTLRVRGDLDSHIRDQLADQAVTAGQTVALPIGFGMLSRGSDRRIPLLVVDTEPSGPVVVGTETTIEITDRSAEEVTVDADDTEEPAAPTVTYEDIGGLDDELDQVREMIELPMRHPELFHTLGIEPPKGVLLHGPPGTGKTLIAKAVANEIDAHFQTISGPEIMSKYYGESEEQLREVFDEAEENAPAIVFIDELDSIAPEREEVSGDVERRVVAQLLSLMDGLEERGQITVIGTTNRIDAVDPALRRPGRFDREIEIGVPDEEGREEILRIHTRGMPLGEDVELGRYAEHTQGFVGADLESLAKESAMGALRRIRPDIDLDEDEISADVLDSIEVTDADFRGALKGIEPSAMREVFVETPDVSWEDVGGLDEAKERLQETVEWPLAYADAYDRVALDPAKGVLLHGPPGTGKTLLAKAVANEADSNFISVKGPELFDKYVGESEKGVRDVFSKARQNAPTVIFFDEIDAIASERGQGVGDSNVGERVVSQLLTELDGLEELEDVVVIATTNRPDLIDDALLRPGRFDRHVAVTEPDEDARREIFEIHTRDRPLAADVDIDELAERADGYVGADVEAVCREAAQIAVREYVRRSSGDESASVDDIELTMDHFERALDEVDASTDSEEQEFGAVSEAV
- a CDS encoding Hsp20/alpha crystallin family protein, which translates into the protein MALPRSPTSSWMQNLDMPSRLFETGSNDYELYEEDDEFVLSVEMPGFEPDEISVSWDNGVLNIAAEHEDEQRDQRRTYHRRFRFPKDVDEEGITAEYTNGILEVRLPVQRGATVTGTEIEVQS
- a CDS encoding bacterio-opsin activator domain-containing protein, producing MADSEANREVDFELKERAMDEAPVGITISDPAREDNPLIYVNEAFERLTGYEREAAVGRNCRFLQGEETAPEAVAEMAEAVDAEEPVSVELVNYRADGEAFWNEITIAPLRNEDGEVTNFVGFQDDVTARKEAELEVERRKRDLEHLVRRINGLLKDVTETLMRSSSKEEAVRGVTERLAAADPYAFAWFGELDLVSERIVPSSWAGEGESLDGLEIDVHADDTTARAFDTRSVRTSPVAGTACADRVPGARSMAAVPIADRDTVYGVLTVYSDDEDAFDERETVVLEALGRTVGTALNARESREVLTADNVVELEFDVADPTLFFVELSAECECRLEYRGSVNSDGAGLSMFFTTDAAPTTILDVAESISEIEDAAVVSGDDESNLFEFRIGGDSVVAELAERGVKTRSIVAENGTARLTLELAPSIDSRAVTDTFRDRVTGSELVAFRERERPANTKREFVGGLEERLTDRQITALQKAYLGGYYDPNRSTTGDELAESMGVSRATFHQHLRAAERKLIGEFFGDA